Proteins from a single region of Rhodospirillaceae bacterium:
- a CDS encoding ribonucleoside-diphosphate reductase, adenosylcobalamin-dependent, which translates to MVSIAPISQQIWDMKYRLKARTGEPVDKTIEDSWRRVANALAQPEKDASHWADRFYDAMADCRFLPAGRILAGAGTGRDVTLFNCFVMGTIPDDMGGIFENLKEAALTMQQGGGIGYDFSTIRPKGAPVHGVGADASGPLSFMDVWDAMCRTIMSAGSRRGAMMATMRCDHPDIEAFIEAKQEAGRLRMFNLSVLVTDAFMKALKEDASWELVFNGVCYNSLPARALWDKIMRATYAYAEPGVIFIDRINQRNNLYFCEDIRSTNPCGEQPLPPYGACLLGSINLARLVQNPFSEHARIDPDNLSKLVATAIRMLDNVIDISKFPLPQQREEAQAKRRIGLGVTGLGDALILCEARYGGKRAIKLTKEWMHNIQRAAYLTSAALAEEKGCFPLYDAESYLAGQTIGELDADVRDAIRKKGMRNALLTSIAPTGTISLFADNVSSGLEPVFSYTYKRTIQMPDGTRREEDVSDYAYRLYRRLRGKNAPLPDYFVNTQHLTTREHLDMQVAVQAYVDSSISKTINCPESLSFEAFKSVYLDAYEMGCKSCTTYRPNAITGAVLVANDTPETETAQEELPLDSRDAGPRPEDALEGSGVVYMTQPLDRPGELPGRTYKLKWPDSDHAMYITINDVLRDGRCRPFEIFINSKNMEHYAWTVALTRMISAVFRRGGDVSFVVEELKAVFDPRGGQWMGGRYVPSLLAAIGEVIERHMIEIGFLAEPKAGRKAPTPAEDKISSPPARGLSQCPKCGAASVIHQEGCDLCTSCDYSRCA; encoded by the coding sequence ATGGTCTCTATTGCTCCGATCTCCCAACAAATCTGGGACATGAAATATCGCCTGAAGGCCAGGACCGGCGAGCCTGTGGACAAGACCATCGAGGATAGCTGGCGGCGGGTTGCGAACGCCCTTGCCCAGCCGGAAAAAGATGCGTCGCACTGGGCGGACCGCTTCTATGACGCCATGGCAGATTGCCGTTTTTTGCCGGCCGGTCGCATCCTCGCCGGTGCCGGGACCGGGCGCGACGTGACGCTTTTCAACTGCTTCGTCATGGGAACGATTCCCGATGACATGGGTGGCATCTTCGAAAATCTGAAGGAAGCGGCGCTAACGATGCAGCAGGGCGGCGGTATCGGCTATGACTTTTCAACAATCCGTCCGAAGGGGGCCCCGGTTCATGGCGTCGGCGCGGATGCCTCCGGCCCGCTTTCCTTCATGGACGTCTGGGATGCCATGTGCCGAACGATCATGAGCGCCGGCTCGCGGCGCGGTGCCATGATGGCCACGATGCGCTGCGACCATCCCGATATCGAAGCCTTCATCGAAGCGAAGCAGGAGGCAGGACGCCTGCGCATGTTCAACCTTTCCGTCCTGGTGACGGATGCGTTTATGAAGGCGCTGAAGGAAGATGCGTCGTGGGAGCTTGTCTTCAACGGGGTTTGTTACAACAGCCTGCCGGCGCGCGCATTGTGGGACAAAATCATGCGGGCGACTTATGCCTATGCAGAACCCGGCGTCATCTTCATCGACCGGATCAACCAGCGCAACAATCTCTATTTCTGCGAAGACATCCGTTCGACAAACCCTTGCGGCGAACAACCTTTGCCGCCCTACGGTGCCTGCCTGCTTGGCTCCATTAATCTGGCGCGTCTGGTTCAAAACCCGTTTTCAGAACACGCGCGGATCGACCCGGACAACCTTTCCAAACTTGTCGCCACGGCCATTCGCATGCTCGACAACGTCATCGACATTTCAAAATTCCCCCTGCCGCAACAGCGCGAGGAAGCGCAAGCGAAGCGGCGGATCGGCCTTGGGGTGACCGGCCTTGGGGATGCGCTTATTCTTTGTGAGGCTAGGTATGGCGGCAAACGCGCAATCAAGCTGACGAAGGAATGGATGCACAATATCCAGCGCGCCGCCTATCTTACCTCGGCGGCGCTTGCCGAAGAAAAAGGCTGTTTTCCCCTTTACGACGCCGAAAGCTATCTCGCAGGCCAGACCATCGGTGAACTGGACGCCGACGTCCGCGACGCCATCCGCAAGAAAGGCATGCGCAACGCGCTGCTGACCTCCATTGCGCCGACAGGCACAATCTCATTGTTTGCGGACAACGTCTCTTCCGGCCTGGAACCGGTATTCAGTTACACCTACAAACGCACCATCCAGATGCCGGACGGCACCCGACGCGAAGAAGATGTAAGCGATTACGCCTACCGTCTCTATCGCCGTCTCAGAGGCAAAAACGCCCCCCTTCCGGACTATTTCGTCAACACGCAGCACCTGACAACGCGTGAACATCTGGACATGCAGGTTGCCGTTCAGGCCTATGTGGACAGTTCGATCTCAAAAACGATCAACTGCCCGGAAAGCCTTTCCTTCGAAGCCTTCAAGAGCGTCTATCTCGACGCTTATGAAATGGGCTGTAAAAGCTGCACAACGTACCGTCCCAACGCGATTACGGGTGCGGTGCTGGTCGCCAATGACACCCCGGAAACGGAAACGGCGCAGGAAGAACTACCCCTTGATTCCCGTGACGCCGGGCCGCGACCGGAAGATGCGCTGGAGGGCAGCGGGGTCGTCTACATGACCCAGCCCCTTGACCGGCCGGGCGAACTGCCGGGCCGCACCTACAAGCTCAAATGGCCGGACAGCGATCACGCCATGTACATCACCATCAACGACGTGCTCAGAGATGGCCGCTGCCGACCGTTTGAGATTTTTATCAACTCGAAGAACATGGAACACTACGCCTGGACGGTCGCCCTTACCCGTATGATCAGCGCCGTTTTTCGCCGTGGTGGGGACGTATCCTTTGTCGTTGAAGAATTAAAAGCCGTCTTCGACCCGCGCGGCGGCCAGTGGATGGGTGGACGTTACGTGCCCTCCCTGCTTGCCGCCATTGGCGAAGTGATTGAACGCCACATGATCGAAATTGGTTTTCTGGCGGAACCAAAAGCCGGAAGAAAGGCACCAACACCGGCGGAAGACAAAATTTCCAGCCCGCCCGCCCGGGGCCTTTCCCAATGCCCGAAATGCGGCGCGGCAAGCGTTATCCACCAGGAAGGCTGCGATCTTTGCACATCTTGCGATTATTCGCGCTGCGCGTAA
- a CDS encoding 1-acyl-sn-glycerol-3-phosphate acyltransferase has translation MIFLRSALFNLLFFGGTTFLAFACLPILLLPRRYLICLQRFWTGGMAWLLSHVVGITAEIRGREYLPEGAFLVASKHQSAWETMAYVFLLRDPSFVLKREILLIPVFGLYVRKAGLVPIDRTRGVAALRRMLRSAGKAAEEGRPIVIFPEGTRVAPGSHSPYHAGIVALYTHLHLPVVPVALNSGLYWSRRSFLKRPGKIVLEFLPPIPEGLGKSAFLEEVEQRIEGATDRLVAEAEGAA, from the coding sequence ATGATCTTTCTGCGATCCGCCCTTTTTAACCTGCTGTTCTTTGGCGGGACGACGTTCCTTGCATTTGCCTGTCTGCCCATTCTGCTGCTTCCACGGCGCTATCTGATTTGCCTGCAGCGATTTTGGACCGGAGGCATGGCGTGGCTGCTGTCGCATGTCGTCGGCATTACGGCTGAAATTCGCGGGCGGGAATATTTGCCGGAAGGTGCCTTTCTTGTCGCCTCGAAACACCAATCCGCGTGGGAAACGATGGCGTATGTTTTTCTCCTCCGCGATCCAAGTTTCGTTCTGAAACGCGAAATTCTCCTCATACCGGTTTTCGGCCTTTACGTCCGCAAAGCTGGCCTCGTGCCAATCGACCGAACGCGTGGCGTCGCAGCGCTTCGGCGGATGCTGCGAAGCGCCGGAAAGGCCGCCGAGGAAGGCCGCCCCATCGTCATTTTCCCAGAAGGAACGCGGGTGGCACCGGGAAGCCACAGCCCCTATCACGCGGGCATTGTGGCGCTTTACACGCATCTTCACCTGCCGGTCGTGCCGGTGGCATTGAATTCCGGCCTCTATTGGAGCCGTCGAAGTTTTCTGAAACGCCCTGGAAAAATTGTCCTGGAATTCCTGCCCCCCATTCCTGAAGGACTCGGGAAATCCGCCTTTCTGGAAGAAGTTGAGCAACGGATTGAAGGCGCTACCGATAGGCTTGTCGCGGAAGCAGAAGGGGCAGCGTAA